In Arcobacter ellisii, a genomic segment contains:
- a CDS encoding sensor histidine kinase, whose protein sequence is MQKVELKIAPKDWLYIIIIGAFFGFFISLCFYFVSYDLQNISTIVFSTSTAILISLFAFFLITISNKFILPKVNKKFWYLISFVFSFLSGFLGFTFSFLLFSFGDFKILHIISPFWIYISITIGFLTFLVGLILHQFISMKYKNEEIKTQVLETKLKALENELNPHFLFNALNSVSELIYQDQKKAENAVIEISKFLRNAINKESLITLETELSMVKTYVNIENVRFDEKIVLNIQNFSEFKNVKIPKFSIQLLVENAIKHGFLGKPLNIDISFSKNRIMVQNNGKITNIVKFGTGLSNLQKRLELQKVGNLSHQILDEKMVFIIELKG, encoded by the coding sequence ATGCAAAAAGTTGAACTAAAAATAGCACCAAAAGATTGGCTTTATATTATTATCATTGGAGCTTTTTTTGGTTTTTTTATCTCTTTGTGTTTCTATTTTGTAAGTTATGATTTACAAAATATTTCAACAATTGTTTTTAGTACAAGTACAGCTATTTTAATCTCTTTATTTGCATTTTTTTTAATAACAATTTCAAATAAATTTATTCTTCCAAAAGTAAATAAAAAATTTTGGTATTTGATTAGTTTTGTGTTCTCTTTTTTATCAGGATTTTTGGGATTTACTTTTTCATTTTTGCTTTTTTCTTTTGGTGATTTTAAGATTTTACATATTATTTCGCCATTTTGGATTTATATCTCTATTACTATTGGTTTTTTGACTTTTTTGGTTGGACTTATTTTGCATCAATTTATCTCTATGAAATATAAAAATGAAGAGATAAAAACTCAAGTTTTAGAAACAAAACTAAAAGCTTTGGAAAATGAGCTTAATCCTCATTTTTTATTTAATGCTTTAAATTCAGTTTCTGAACTTATTTATCAAGACCAAAAAAAGGCTGAAAATGCAGTTATTGAAATCTCAAAATTTTTACGAAATGCCATAAATAAAGAGAGTTTAATTACTTTAGAAACTGAACTTTCTATGGTAAAAACTTATGTAAATATAGAAAATGTGAGATTTGATGAAAAAATAGTTTTAAATATTCAAAATTTTAGTGAATTTAAAAATGTAAAAATACCAAAATTTTCTATTCAACTATTAGTAGAAAATGCAATAAAACATGGTTTTTTAGGAAAACCTCTAAATATTGATATATCTTTTTCTAAAAATAGAATAATGGTGCAAAACAATGGTAAAATAACTAACATAGTGAAATTTGGAACAGGTTTGTCAAATCTTCAAAAAAGATTGGAACTACAAAAAGTGGGAAATTTGAGTCATCAAATTTTAGATGAAAAGATGGTATTTATAATAGAGTTAAAAGGATAA
- a CDS encoding glycine zipper 2TM domain-containing protein, protein MKKFLSMLLISSSLVFADNNTIGLDTVVGATLGVAIGNQIGKGNGKDVARVAGGILGATIANNTRDSRNYSNYDNNSYNNGYERSTTYVRNDYYYDDYDRRPPQVVVIYDNAPRPYYPGFYPPGHYKHHKHHHHHGHKYYRR, encoded by the coding sequence ATGAAAAAGTTTTTATCAATGCTTTTGATTTCAAGTTCTTTAGTTTTTGCTGATAATAATACAATTGGTTTAGATACTGTTGTAGGAGCAACATTAGGAGTTGCTATTGGTAATCAAATTGGAAAAGGAAATGGAAAAGATGTTGCAAGAGTAGCAGGTGGAATTTTAGGAGCTACAATTGCGAATAATACAAGAGATTCTAGAAACTATTCAAATTATGACAATAATTCATATAATAATGGTTACGAGAGAAGTACAACTTATGTGAGAAATGATTACTATTATGATGACTATGATAGAAGACCACCACAAGTAGTTGTTATTTATGATAATGCTCCAAGACCTTATTACCCTGGATTTTATCCTCCAGGACATTATAAACATCATAAACATCACCACCATCATGGTCATAAATATTACAGAAGATAA
- a CDS encoding flagellin: MQINSNSVLNQNVYLNANQSLNRIATGIELNQSSDNASSLSISNSLLAQSNGYGQALENANSAIAATQIASGATTEQSNILNNVKEKLLQASTDTTSQEGRDAILKDIQKQLEQFDKIASGTNYNGQTLLQKSSTDNSASDVQQFQSGLKGEQLIETSSVQSNTEGLGLTDLVNQDATTFSSSDAKNFLETVDKAINKLNDVRGEFGSVQNQLESSSRNLLAQQTSTLSAAALFDTDYAKESSNFSKQNILAQIGAFGQVQSNNINQQTVLRLLS, translated from the coding sequence ATGCAAATAAATTCAAACTCTGTCTTAAATCAAAATGTTTATTTGAATGCAAATCAATCATTAAATAGAATTGCAACTGGAATAGAACTAAATCAATCTAGTGATAATGCATCTAGTTTATCTATTTCAAATAGTTTGTTAGCCCAATCAAATGGTTATGGACAAGCATTAGAAAATGCGAATTCTGCAATCGCTGCAACTCAAATTGCAAGTGGTGCAACAACTGAACAATCAAATATTTTAAATAATGTAAAAGAAAAACTTCTACAAGCTTCAACTGATACAACGAGCCAAGAAGGTAGAGATGCAATCTTAAAAGATATTCAAAAACAACTAGAACAATTTGATAAAATTGCAAGTGGTACAAATTATAATGGACAAACTCTACTTCAAAAAAGTTCAACTGATAACTCAGCTTCTGATGTTCAACAATTTCAATCTGGATTAAAAGGTGAACAATTAATTGAGACTTCAAGTGTTCAATCAAATACTGAAGGTCTAGGTTTAACTGATTTAGTAAATCAAGATGCCACAACTTTTAGTTCAAGTGATGCTAAAAATTTTTTAGAAACAGTTGATAAAGCAATAAATAAATTAAATGATGTAAGAGGTGAATTTGGCTCTGTTCAAAATCAACTAGAGAGTTCAAGTAGAAATCTTCTTGCTCAACAAACAAGCACTTTAAGTGCAGCAGCCCTATTTGATACAGATTATGCAAAAGAGTCATCGAATTTTTCTAAACAAAATATTTTAGCTCAAATTGGAGCATTTGGACAAGTTCAATCAAATAATATAAATCAACAAACTGTTTTAAGACTTCTTTCATAA
- a CDS encoding YbgA family protein, whose amino-acid sequence MKLGVSACLIGTKCRYDGVGATDKFIVDILQKYFQTVSYCPETIIWGSPREAIRQVHDENGELKILTSTKNPKDVTKELDDISEECSDEIKNDDLCGFILKSASPTCGLERVKIYKPFNAPSVKQGVGVFARKIKEKYPYLPVEEEGRLIDPWLRENFLMQIFAYQHLHEFLKSNPTFNDLVIFHTSYKYLIYSKAQKSYTTLGRIVANKEKNQLNEVLEEYKEEFLKAISLKGSVNKTYNVLLHIFGYFKKLITKEEKEEILQALAEYKEKIIPLIAVMKIINLYVKRFDVQYLKVQKFLNPYPSELALRSDIKAYK is encoded by the coding sequence ATGAAATTAGGAGTTTCAGCTTGTTTGATTGGAACAAAATGTCGTTATGATGGAGTTGGTGCAACTGATAAATTTATAGTTGATATTTTGCAAAAATATTTTCAAACAGTTTCTTATTGTCCTGAAACTATAATTTGGGGAAGCCCTAGAGAAGCCATAAGACAAGTTCATGATGAAAATGGTGAACTAAAAATCCTAACTTCTACAAAAAATCCAAAAGATGTGACAAAAGAGCTAGATGATATTTCAGAAGAGTGTTCAGATGAAATTAAAAATGATGATTTATGTGGTTTTATTTTAAAATCAGCATCTCCAACTTGTGGACTTGAAAGAGTAAAAATTTATAAACCTTTTAATGCTCCAAGTGTAAAACAAGGAGTTGGAGTATTTGCAAGAAAAATAAAAGAAAAATATCCATATTTGCCAGTTGAAGAAGAGGGAAGATTGATTGACCCTTGGCTTAGGGAAAATTTTTTGATGCAAATTTTTGCTTATCAACATCTACATGAGTTTTTAAAATCAAATCCAACTTTTAATGATTTAGTGATTTTTCATACTTCATATAAATATCTTATTTATTCAAAAGCTCAAAAATCATATACAACTTTAGGACGAATTGTCGCAAATAAAGAAAAAAATCAACTAAATGAAGTTTTAGAAGAGTATAAAGAGGAGTTTTTAAAAGCAATTAGTTTAAAAGGAAGTGTAAATAAAACTTATAATGTTTTACTTCATATTTTTGGATATTTTAAAAAACTTATAACAAAAGAGGAAAAAGAGGAGATTTTACAAGCTTTAGCTGAGTATAAAGAAAAAATTATTCCTTTAATTGCTGTTATGAAAATAATAAATTTATATGTAAAAAGATTTGATGTTCAATATTTAAAAGTGCAAAAATTTTTAAATCCATATCCTAGTGAATTAGCTTTAAGAAGCGATATTAAGGCTTATAAATAA
- the hemH gene encoding ferrochelatase, translating to MKRTIVLMNMGGPNNLDEVKVFLKNMFNDKYIIGAPQPIRAMIGAIIVSKRLEIAKENYKKLGGISPIVGHTKRLVRRFSNMVDADVFYEMRYTYPFAKDILEKVKNYDEIYAIPMYPHYSSTTTKSSIEDLKKVAKSFGIENKIKTIDSYYDSDLYNKAIVERIKEALKGENSEDFELIFSAHGLTQRTINKGDLYQKHILANVECAKKELQKQNINFKKIHVAYQSRLGPMEWLRPYMEDKLKEIKSKVIVYPISFTVDNSETLGELVLEYGELAHELGIKDYRVAKAPNHHPYFLLNLKEIYEEMKKF from the coding sequence TTGAAAAGAACAATAGTTTTGATGAATATGGGTGGACCAAATAATTTAGATGAAGTAAAAGTTTTTCTAAAAAATATGTTTAATGATAAGTATATAATAGGTGCACCACAACCAATAAGGGCAATGATAGGTGCAATTATTGTTTCTAAAAGATTAGAGATTGCAAAAGAGAATTATAAAAAATTAGGTGGAATTTCTCCTATTGTTGGGCATACAAAAAGATTAGTTAGAAGATTCTCTAATATGGTTGATGCTGATGTATTTTACGAGATGAGATATACATATCCTTTTGCAAAAGATATTTTAGAAAAAGTTAAAAATTATGATGAAATCTACGCAATTCCCATGTATCCACACTATTCAAGTACAACTACAAAATCATCAATTGAAGATTTAAAGAAAGTTGCCAAAAGTTTTGGAATAGAAAATAAAATAAAAACAATTGATAGTTATTATGATAGTGACCTTTACAATAAAGCAATAGTAGAGCGAATAAAAGAGGCTTTAAAAGGTGAAAATAGTGAAGATTTTGAACTTATTTTTTCAGCCCATGGCCTAACTCAAAGAACTATAAATAAAGGTGATTTATATCAAAAACATATCTTAGCAAACGTTGAGTGTGCCAAAAAAGAGCTTCAAAAACAAAATATAAATTTTAAAAAAATCCATGTTGCTTATCAATCAAGACTAGGACCAATGGAGTGGCTACGACCTTATATGGAAGATAAATTAAAAGAGATTAAATCAAAAGTTATAGTTTATCCAATATCTTTTACGGTTGATAATTCTGAAACTTTAGGAGAGTTAGTTCTTGAGTATGGGGAACTTGCCCATGAACTTGGAATAAAAGATTATAGAGTTGCAAAGGCTCCTAATCATCATCCTTATTTTTTATTAAATTTAAAAGAGATTTATGAAGAGATGAAGAAGTTTTAG
- a CDS encoding phytoene desaturase family protein: MKNIDIAVIGSGIGGSLISALNKNKDLILFEKDKNLGGCASTFKRLGTYFNAGATTFVGYENNHPIKNIFDEVGVVPNILESKIAIRTIQNRKIVDRVANFEEFLTNLNSVYYHKNNRVFWKTIKEIDERFWTLKKVYFAKYGFQAYAKTALFVVELFKEFGFMLFKTAEGYINEVLPNISKEYKAFINSQLLITLQTTSKDLSLLAMSLGLAYPFHKVFYPIGGMGQIIEDLLKDVNIQNKEEVISIKKEQNRYRLISTKDEYLASKVILNSAIFESSKLFLDENIKKYYDKFSFSDQSAFVVYLKLDSKEKLLHHYQIILKEDIPNCISNSFFVSVSDINDEKLSRDGYSITISTHSKAIFWEGLTKNEYEAKKEFTQNFIITEFLNNFDNIKKENIKTLFSATSKTFYRYINRSNCGGKPITAKTIFQLPSCNTPFDGLYNVGDTIFAGQGWPGVAIGVNVLNKELNAKS, from the coding sequence ATGAAAAATATTGATATTGCAGTTATTGGAAGTGGAATAGGTGGAAGTCTAATTTCAGCTTTAAATAAGAACAAAGATTTAATCCTTTTTGAAAAGGATAAAAATCTTGGAGGTTGTGCTTCAACTTTTAAAAGATTGGGAACTTATTTTAACGCAGGAGCTACGACTTTTGTTGGATATGAAAATAATCATCCAATCAAAAATATCTTTGATGAAGTAGGAGTTGTTCCAAATATTCTTGAGAGTAAAATTGCAATTAGAACAATACAAAACAGAAAAATAGTTGATAGAGTTGCTAATTTTGAGGAGTTTTTAACAAATCTAAATAGTGTTTATTATCACAAAAATAATAGAGTTTTTTGGAAAACAATCAAAGAAATTGATGAGAGATTTTGGACTTTAAAAAAAGTATATTTTGCAAAATACGGCTTTCAAGCTTATGCTAAAACAGCTCTGTTTGTAGTAGAACTTTTTAAAGAGTTTGGTTTTATGCTTTTTAAAACAGCTGAGGGATATATAAATGAAGTTTTGCCAAATATTTCAAAAGAGTATAAAGCTTTTATAAATTCACAACTTTTAATAACTCTTCAAACAACTTCTAAAGATTTATCACTTTTAGCTATGAGTTTGGGTTTAGCTTATCCATTTCATAAGGTTTTTTATCCAATTGGTGGAATGGGACAAATAATTGAAGATTTATTAAAAGATGTAAATATTCAAAATAAAGAGGAAGTAATTTCTATAAAAAAAGAGCAAAATAGATATAGATTAATCTCCACAAAAGATGAATATTTGGCTTCAAAAGTTATATTGAATTCTGCAATTTTTGAAAGTTCAAAACTATTTTTAGATGAAAATATAAAAAAGTATTATGATAAATTTTCATTTAGTGACCAAAGTGCTTTTGTGGTTTATTTAAAGTTGGATTCAAAAGAGAAACTTTTACATCACTATCAAATAATTTTAAAAGAGGATATTCCAAATTGTATTTCAAACTCATTTTTTGTTTCTGTTTCTGATATAAATGATGAAAAATTATCACGTGATGGTTATAGTATAACAATTTCAACCCACTCAAAAGCGATATTTTGGGAAGGTTTAACAAAAAATGAATATGAGGCCAAAAAAGAGTTCACACAAAATTTTATAATAACAGAGTTTTTAAATAATTTTGATAATATAAAAAAAGAGAATATAAAAACCCTTTTTAGTGCCACATCAAAAACTTTTTACAGATATATAAATAGAAGTAATTGTGGCGGAAAACCAATAACTGCAAAAACAATATTTCAACTTCCAAGTTGTAACACACCTTTTGATGGTTTGTATAATGTTGGAGATACAATTTTTGCAGGTCAAGGTTGGCCAGGAGTTGCTATTGGGGTAAATGTTTTAAATAAGGAATTAAATGCAAAAAGTTGA
- a CDS encoding DEAD/DEAH box helicase produces MQKKAIPIALKKRDILAAAQSGTGKTAAFLLPILEDLIEQKQKNELPILRALILVPTRELATQIAKAVDDFAKYLSIEKLAVFGGVSSKEQERKIAKGIDILVATSGRLMEHIKNKSVDLSSVNTVVIDEVDTMLDMGFLEDIEKILPNVGPHRQIMMFSATMNQNVKKLAKEFLTDPVVIEVASQRSTVKIIEQQIVLVDEAKKAELLSYLIGSKNYSQVLVFVNMKKEADELVAHLNLDGLPAECIHGDVRQTARAKALRKFKSGDIRVLVATDIAARGIDIELLPVVVNFALPETIADYTHRIGRTGRAGNAGTAITLLSVKDYKFMIEIEKELIINIPRIEMEGFETTEKKPRLFKARPKQLSVKKAEAKKVAQKSGFSKTNVAKKPAKKKKTTKRDDNRSFRK; encoded by the coding sequence ATACAAAAAAAAGCTATTCCAATTGCTCTTAAAAAAAGAGATATTTTAGCAGCTGCTCAAAGTGGTACTGGAAAAACAGCAGCATTTTTATTGCCTATTTTAGAAGATTTGATAGAGCAAAAACAAAAAAATGAATTACCAATTTTAAGAGCTTTGATATTAGTTCCAACACGTGAACTAGCAACTCAAATAGCAAAGGCTGTTGATGATTTTGCAAAATATTTAAGTATCGAAAAACTTGCTGTTTTTGGTGGAGTTTCTTCAAAAGAGCAAGAAAGAAAAATAGCAAAGGGTATTGATATTTTAGTTGCAACATCAGGAAGATTGATGGAGCATATAAAAAACAAAAGTGTTGATTTATCAAGTGTTAATACAGTTGTAATTGATGAAGTTGATACTATGCTTGATATGGGATTTTTAGAAGATATTGAAAAAATCTTACCAAATGTTGGACCACATAGACAAATTATGATGTTTTCAGCAACTATGAATCAAAATGTAAAAAAACTTGCAAAAGAGTTTTTAACAGACCCTGTTGTAATTGAAGTAGCAAGTCAACGTTCAACTGTGAAAATCATTGAACAACAAATAGTTTTAGTAGATGAAGCAAAAAAAGCTGAACTATTATCATATTTAATTGGTTCAAAAAACTATTCACAAGTTTTAGTTTTTGTAAATATGAAAAAAGAGGCTGATGAATTAGTAGCTCATCTAAATCTTGATGGATTACCAGCAGAATGTATTCACGGAGATGTAAGACAAACTGCAAGGGCTAAGGCTTTAAGAAAATTCAAATCTGGAGATATTAGAGTTTTGGTTGCAACTGATATTGCTGCAAGGGGAATTGATATAGAACTTTTACCTGTTGTTGTAAATTTTGCGTTACCTGAAACAATAGCTGATTATACTCATAGAATCGGAAGAACTGGACGAGCTGGAAATGCTGGAACTGCAATTACACTTTTAAGTGTAAAAGATTATAAATTTATGATTGAAATTGAAAAAGAGTTAATTATAAATATTCCAAGAATTGAAATGGAAGGGTTTGAAACAACTGAAAAAAAACCAAGACTATTTAAAGCAAGACCAAAACAACTTAGCGTAAAAAAAGCTGAAGCGAAAAAAGTAGCTCAAAAAAGTGGGTTTTCAAAAACAAATGTAGCAAAAAAACCAGCTAAAAAGAAAAAAACAACAAAAAGAGATGATAATAGAAGTTTTAGAAAATAA
- a CDS encoding LytR/AlgR family response regulator transcription factor — translation MIVDDESLALSRLKRLLNENGIEDITAFDNPIDALKEITKTKFDAVFLDISMPNITGLELADTIMQIEPKTFIIFQTAYSEFALEAFKKGGIGYLVKPIESNDVKEILEKIRLFKSSTLDESKKILGKRGDKLYLIDINDIYYIKADLDEVIIKIKEADAYVRRKIGDLETLLNGKNFFRIHRSYIVNVDKIKSMRSVEQSKLEISFDGIAEIITSSKEGAKDFREYIERRSL, via the coding sequence ATGATAGTTGATGATGAAAGTCTTGCTTTAAGCAGATTAAAAAGATTATTAAATGAAAATGGAATTGAAGATATAACGGCTTTTGATAATCCAATTGATGCACTAAAAGAGATAACAAAAACAAAATTTGATGCTGTTTTTTTAGATATTTCTATGCCAAATATCACAGGACTTGAACTTGCAGATACTATTATGCAAATTGAGCCTAAAACTTTTATAATCTTTCAAACAGCATATTCTGAGTTTGCTCTTGAAGCTTTTAAAAAGGGTGGAATAGGATATTTAGTAAAACCAATTGAATCAAATGATGTAAAAGAGATTTTAGAAAAAATAAGATTATTTAAAAGCTCAACTTTGGATGAATCAAAAAAGATTTTAGGAAAAAGAGGCGATAAGTTATATTTAATAGACATAAATGATATTTATTACATCAAAGCTGATTTAGATGAAGTTATTATTAAAATAAAAGAAGCTGATGCTTATGTTAGAAGAAAAATTGGGGATTTAGAAACACTTTTAAATGGAAAAAATTTCTTTAGAATTCACAGGTCTTATATCGTAAATGTGGATAAAATAAAATCTATGAGAAGTGTAGAACAATCAAAACTTGAAATCTCTTTTGATGGTATTGCTGAAATTATTACAAGCTCAAAAGAGGGAGCTAAAGATTTTAGAGAGTATATTGAAAGAAGAAGTTTATAA
- a CDS encoding SRPBCC family protein, giving the protein MQTFIKSSYINCDIKSLFDFHLDTNNLTFITPKDTKVELLTKDFKPQLGQILKIKSTKYFIPMNWEVKIEKIDEPNLLVDFALKSPFSYWEHKHIFIKHGNMSEMKDVITFKMPFGIFGKLLEGFVKKDLQKMFDYRHKATKEILENRK; this is encoded by the coding sequence ATGCAAACATTTATTAAAAGTTCATATATAAATTGTGATATTAAATCTTTATTTGATTTTCATTTAGACACAAATAATCTAACATTTATCACTCCCAAAGATACTAAAGTGGAACTCTTAACTAAAGATTTCAAACCACAACTTGGACAAATATTAAAAATCAAAAGTACTAAATATTTTATACCAATGAATTGGGAAGTGAAAATAGAAAAAATTGATGAGCCAAATTTATTGGTTGATTTCGCATTAAAATCCCCGTTTTCTTATTGGGAACATAAACATATTTTTATAAAACATGGAAATATGAGTGAAATGAAAGATGTAATTACTTTTAAAATGCCTTTTGGGATTTTTGGAAAATTGCTAGAGGGGTTTGTGAAAAAAGATTTACAAAAAATGTTTGATTATAGACATAAAGCTACAAAAGAAATTTTAGAGAATAGGAAATAA
- a CDS encoding 3'-5' exonuclease produces MIILDFETNTSNIGDVIEIAAVKIDRDFKILDKFHRYYLSRFPVNFYSYAVHRLTPELILDYRKDKSYSSYFSEDEDFEKFCYKSETLIAHNIKFELRHINNRVKFKNHICTMNENKKIVNVFGKNGRVKNPKLDETCLYYGIEFNGDKYHSATYDVTKTYEILKRMKINL; encoded by the coding sequence ATGATAATTTTAGACTTTGAAACAAATACTTCAAATATTGGTGATGTAATAGAGATAGCTGCTGTTAAAATAGATAGAGATTTTAAGATTTTGGATAAATTTCATAGATATTATCTTTCAAGATTTCCAGTTAATTTTTACTCTTATGCAGTTCACAGATTAACACCTGAGTTAATACTTGATTATAGAAAAGATAAATCTTATAGTTCATATTTCAGTGAAGATGAAGATTTTGAAAAGTTTTGTTATAAAAGTGAGACTTTGATTGCTCATAATATAAAGTTTGAATTAAGACATATAAATAATAGAGTTAAATTTAAAAATCACATTTGTACAATGAATGAAAATAAAAAGATTGTAAATGTATTTGGAAAAAATGGAAGAGTAAAAAATCCAAAACTTGATGAAACATGTTTATATTATGGTATTGAATTTAATGGTGACAAATATCATAGTGCAACCTATGATGTAACAAAAACCTATGAAATTTTAAAAAGAATGAAGATAAACCTATAA
- a CDS encoding cryptochrome/photolyase family protein, with the protein MKQILWFRRDLRINDSAILANAKDEVLPIFIFDKNILDKLNKDDKRVTFIYKSVLKLKEELKSIGLDLCLFYGTPKEIFETLKNQGFDSVLCSVDFDNYAKKRDEEIAKIIPMETFTDSFITHPNNCLKKDNTPYKVFTPYYKSLEFIWESESLVLFERNKNLKKIEFDYDFVPTLQEMGFKKQKLPEFLEKSADELINEFSLKISDYQEGRDFFYKNATSNLAVHLRFGLISPRELFNKIKKMRAIQSSKDFYIRELFWREFYNYILFHFPKSEFENLNEIKVNWNEDETVFQKWCEGNTGVPLIDAAMRYFNLTGTMHNRLRMIVSSYLTKNLLIDWKKGERYFASKLLDYEASSNIGSWQWAASTGADAVPYFRVFNPYLQSAKFDKDAIFIKSVIPELKDVNAKLIHSENGVQSNMFLDYPKQLVSIEYSRNRAIEEFKRANNEKY; encoded by the coding sequence ATGAAACAAATCTTATGGTTTAGAAGAGATTTAAGAATAAACGATAGTGCGATATTAGCAAATGCAAAAGATGAAGTATTGCCTATTTTTATTTTTGATAAAAATATCTTAGATAAATTAAATAAAGATGATAAAAGAGTTACATTTATCTATAAAAGTGTTTTAAAACTAAAAGAAGAATTAAAAAGTATTGGGCTTGATTTGTGCCTGTTTTATGGAACTCCTAAGGAGATTTTTGAAACTCTAAAAAATCAAGGTTTTGATTCTGTTTTATGTTCAGTTGATTTTGATAATTATGCAAAAAAAAGAGATGAAGAGATAGCTAAAATCATTCCTATGGAGACTTTTACCGATTCATTTATTACTCATCCAAATAATTGTCTAAAAAAAGATAATACACCTTATAAAGTTTTTACTCCATACTATAAATCTTTAGAGTTTATTTGGGAAAGTGAGAGTTTAGTTTTATTTGAAAGAAATAAAAATCTAAAAAAAATAGAGTTTGATTATGATTTTGTTCCAACTTTACAAGAGATGGGATTTAAGAAGCAAAAATTACCAGAATTTTTGGAAAAAAGTGCAGATGAACTTATAAATGAGTTTTCTTTAAAAATTTCAGATTATCAAGAAGGTCGAGATTTTTTTTATAAAAATGCAACTTCAAATTTAGCTGTTCATTTAAGATTTGGTCTTATAAGTCCAAGGGAGCTTTTTAATAAAATTAAAAAAATGAGAGCAATACAAAGTTCAAAAGATTTTTATATAAGAGAGCTTTTTTGGAGAGAGTTTTATAACTATATTTTGTTTCATTTTCCAAAAAGTGAGTTTGAAAATCTAAATGAAATAAAAGTAAATTGGAATGAAGATGAAACAGTTTTTCAAAAATGGTGTGAAGGAAATACTGGCGTTCCTTTGATTGATGCGGCTATGAGATATTTTAATTTAACTGGAACTATGCATAATCGTCTAAGAATGATAGTTTCTTCGTATTTAACAAAAAATTTGCTTATAGATTGGAAAAAAGGCGAAAGATATTTTGCTTCAAAACTTCTTGATTATGAAGCAAGTTCAAATATCGGTTCTTGGCAATGGGCAGCTAGTACGGGTGCTGATGCAGTGCCATATTTTAGAGTTTTTAATCCCTATTTACAATCAGCAAAATTTGATAAAGATGCTATTTTTATAAAGTCTGTAATTCCTGAACTAAAAGATGTAAATGCAAAACTCATTCATAGTGAAAATGGTGTTCAATCAAATATGTTTTTAGATTATCCAAAACAATTAGTTTCTATTGAATACTCAAGAAATAGGGCTATTGAAGAGTTCAAAAGAGCAAATAATGAAAAATATTGA